A portion of the Mytilus galloprovincialis chromosome 12, xbMytGall1.hap1.1, whole genome shotgun sequence genome contains these proteins:
- the LOC143054697 gene encoding uncharacterized protein LOC143054697, whose amino-acid sequence MRCLSHTILFLSTASILIALSVAGYTVAKSVKWTFYSEAIDYGYGTILYMYAYQNLWTSYDVWHKGDKVYTKVFIPKVFRDDSWRVLLRIRIFIAVGFGVLSVVILLLGSLVPINRKPVRLNAFRIASSVLSFCAGGLLVSCLIFYQSKYQSILSVLFNDPANQYPSKDDISVGFYLTAFSSAMFFASSVFNIANVFILIKSDKTSIEPLSKP is encoded by the exons ATGAGATGCTTATCTCAcactattttgtttttatcaaccgCTTCGATATTGATAGCTTTATCTGTAGCTGGTTACACAGTTGCGAAATCTGTGAAATGGACTTTTTATAGTGAAGCAATAGACTATGGATACGGAACcattttatacatgtatgcataccAAAACCTTTGGACAAGTTACGATGTGTGGCATAAAGGGGATAAAGTGTACACGAAGGTTTTCATACCAAAGGTGTTTAGAGACG attcaTGGAGAGTTTTATTAAGAATACGAATTTTTATTGCCGTTGGATTTGGAGTACTCTCAGTTGTTATCCTTTTGCTAGGCAGTCTTGTACCAATCAACAGAAAGCCAGTTAGATTGAATGCCTTCAGGATAGCATCATCAGTTTTGTCATTCTGTGCAG GAGGACTCCTAGTATCTTGTTTGATTTTCTACCAGAGTAAATACCAGTCCATTTTGTCAGTTTTATTCAACGATCCAGCCAATCAATACCCGAGCAAAGATGACATTTCAGTCGGATTCTACTTGACAGCATTTTCAAGCGCAATGTTTTTTGCTTCTTCCGTCTTTAACATTGCAAATGTTTTCATACTTATCAAGTCTGACAAAACATCCATCGAACCTTTAAGCAAGCCATGA